The proteins below come from a single Fusobacterium nucleatum genomic window:
- a CDS encoding tetratricopeptide repeat protein — translation MENNIIEVLNNLHKDEKHQEIIDKIEAFPSEEMNLEIIGILARAYNNVDNYEKALELLKSIEEYGKNTNVWNYRIGYSYYYLDNYLEAKKHFLKAIEIDSSDSDSHLFLCWIYQELTDKEKDNSEKIIEYLNKSIEYANIYSKLEPEESIKDELIFAEERLGWAYDRLNNFIEGEKHLRKAIELGDNDKWVYSQLGYTLRHQDRYEETLENYMKSVELGRNDTWINSEIAWTYFSLGKFSEALEYINKAKELSPVEVDLSLISRTSSILIALGKHTEAIKLLEDVVNRDEYNNDIGILSDLAFAYDDLEDYKNGLIYLKRANELGRDDIWINTEFAYAYYYLGEYEKSYDYLTIVKNLGRDDLTLKLMFANTLSKMEKYEEALEYYLELLENDKYKNDAILNCQIGWNYGELEKPKEALKYLFKAEKLGKDDRMINIDIGINLAKTGEIQEGINRLKRALIMEEGITSNDKIFLNSEIAYWYGELRDVENALKHLYIAKDLGRDDAWLNSQIGWNLLEEDLKEALEYLNKAKDLGKDDAWINRQFGFAYSQLGEYEKAISSFKKARELGASDSWLLYQLGLTLKEYGNIEEAINVFKEEIEITDYKGFGDLQLAWCYALIDEKEKAREYFKNVDEYLASFLEKDEELKKDYNTVKELINSNIYFN, via the coding sequence TTGGAAAATAATATAATAGAAGTGTTAAATAATTTACATAAAGATGAAAAGCATCAAGAAATAATTGATAAAATTGAAGCATTTCCAAGTGAAGAAATGAATCTTGAAATTATAGGAATTTTAGCAAGAGCATATAATAATGTTGATAATTATGAAAAAGCATTAGAGCTTTTAAAATCTATTGAAGAATATGGAAAAAATACTAATGTATGGAATTATCGTATAGGATATTCTTATTACTATTTAGATAATTATTTAGAAGCAAAAAAACATTTTTTAAAAGCCATTGAGATAGATTCTAGTGATTCAGACTCTCATCTTTTTTTATGTTGGATATATCAAGAATTGACAGATAAAGAAAAAGATAATTCTGAAAAAATTATTGAATATCTTAATAAAAGTATAGAGTATGCTAATATTTATTCTAAGCTAGAGCCAGAAGAAAGTATAAAAGATGAGCTTATTTTTGCAGAAGAAAGATTAGGTTGGGCATATGATAGACTTAATAATTTTATTGAGGGAGAAAAACATCTTAGAAAAGCAATAGAACTTGGTGATAATGATAAGTGGGTTTATTCTCAATTAGGATATACTTTAAGACATCAAGATAGATATGAGGAAACACTTGAAAATTATATGAAGTCTGTTGAATTGGGAAGAAATGATACTTGGATAAATTCAGAAATTGCTTGGACATATTTTTCATTAGGAAAGTTTAGTGAAGCCTTAGAATACATAAATAAAGCAAAGGAATTATCTCCTGTTGAAGTTGATTTATCACTTATATCAAGAACTTCATCTATACTTATTGCCTTAGGAAAACACACAGAAGCTATAAAACTTTTAGAGGATGTAGTCAATAGAGATGAATATAATAATGATATAGGAATATTATCAGATTTAGCTTTTGCTTATGATGATTTAGAAGATTATAAAAATGGCTTGATATATTTAAAAAGAGCTAATGAACTTGGGAGAGATGATATTTGGATAAATACAGAGTTTGCTTATGCATATTATTATTTAGGTGAATATGAAAAATCTTATGATTATCTTACTATTGTAAAAAATTTAGGAAGAGATGATTTAACTTTAAAACTTATGTTTGCAAATACTCTAAGTAAAATGGAAAAATATGAGGAAGCATTGGAATATTATTTAGAACTTTTAGAAAATGATAAATATAAAAATGATGCTATATTAAATTGTCAAATTGGTTGGAACTATGGGGAACTTGAAAAACCTAAGGAGGCTCTAAAATATTTATTTAAAGCTGAAAAACTTGGAAAAGATGATAGAATGATTAATATTGATATTGGAATCAATCTGGCTAAAACAGGAGAAATTCAGGAGGGAATCAATAGATTAAAAAGAGCTTTAATTATGGAAGAAGGGATAACATCAAATGATAAAATTTTTCTAAATAGTGAAATAGCATATTGGTATGGAGAACTTAGAGATGTTGAAAATGCTTTGAAACATTTATATATAGCAAAAGATTTAGGTAGAGATGATGCTTGGTTAAATTCTCAAATTGGTTGGAATTTACTAGAGGAAGATTTAAAAGAAGCATTAGAATATCTAAATAAAGCAAAAGATTTAGGAAAAGATGACGCTTGGATTAATAGGCAATTTGGCTTTGCTTACTCTCAATTAGGAGAATATGAGAAAGCTATTTCAAGTTTTAAAAAAGCTAGGGAATTAGGAGCTAGTGATTCTTGGCTACTTTATCAATTAGGTTTAACTTTAAAAGAATATGGTAATATTGAAGAGGCTATAAATGTTTTTAAAGAAGAAATAGAAATAACTGACTATAAAGGCTTTGGAGATTTACAATTGGCTTGGTGTTATGCTTTGATTGATGAAAAAGAAAAAGCTAGGGAATATTTTAAAAATGTTGATGAATATTTAGCTTCTTTCTTAGAAAAAGATGAGGAGTTGAAAAAAGATTATAACACAGTTAAAGAGCTTATAAATTCTAATATCTATTTTAATTAA
- a CDS encoding dihydrolipoyl dehydrogenase family protein: MGKIYDLLVIGWGKAGKTLSAKLGAKGKKIAIIEENPKMYGGTCINVGCLPTKSLAHSAKILSEAKKYGIDGDYSFKNNFFKEAMKKKEQMTTKLRNKNFGILDTNENVDIYNGRASFISDNEVKVVSNDNKEIILKADKIVINTGSVSRTLNIVGIDNKNIMVSEGILELKELPKKLLIIGAGYIGLEFASYFSNFGSEVSVFQFDDSFLVREDEDEAKIIKEILENKGVKFFFNTSVKKFEDLGNSVRAICIKDAKEFIEEFDKVLVAVGRKPNTNNLGLENTSIQLGKFREILVDDYLKTNAPNVWAVGDVKGGPQFTYVSLDDFRIVFPQILGENNGRKLSDRVLIPTSTFIDPPYSRVGINEKEAQRLGIKYTKKFALTNTIPKAHVINEIEGFTKILINENDEIIGASICHYESHEMINLLALAINQKIKSKVLKDFVYTHPIFTESLNDILE; this comes from the coding sequence ATGGGAAAAATTTATGACTTATTAGTAATAGGTTGGGGGAAAGCAGGAAAAACTTTATCTGCCAAACTTGGAGCAAAAGGCAAAAAGATAGCTATAATAGAAGAAAATCCTAAAATGTATGGAGGAACTTGTATAAATGTTGGTTGTCTACCAACAAAATCTCTTGCACATAGTGCAAAAATATTATCAGAAGCAAAAAAATATGGAATAGATGGAGATTATTCTTTTAAAAATAATTTCTTTAAAGAAGCTATGAAGAAAAAAGAACAAATGACAACAAAATTAAGAAATAAAAATTTTGGAATATTAGATACAAATGAAAATGTTGATATTTATAATGGAAGAGCAAGTTTTATTTCAGATAATGAAGTAAAAGTTGTTTCCAATGACAATAAAGAAATTATTTTAAAAGCTGATAAAATTGTTATAAATACTGGTTCTGTTTCAAGAACATTAAATATAGTCGGTATTGATAATAAAAATATAATGGTAAGTGAAGGAATTTTAGAATTAAAAGAATTACCTAAAAAACTTTTAATAATTGGTGCAGGATATATAGGACTTGAATTTGCTTCATATTTTTCTAATTTTGGAAGTGAAGTTTCTGTTTTCCAATTTGATGACAGTTTCTTAGTGAGAGAAGATGAGGATGAAGCAAAAATAATAAAAGAAATTTTAGAAAATAAAGGAGTAAAATTTTTCTTTAATACATCTGTAAAGAAATTTGAAGATTTAGGAAATTCTGTAAGAGCAATCTGTATTAAAGATGCAAAAGAATTTATAGAAGAATTTGATAAAGTTTTAGTTGCAGTTGGAAGAAAACCTAATACTAATAACTTAGGACTTGAAAATACTTCAATTCAATTAGGAAAGTTTAGAGAAATATTAGTTGATGATTACTTAAAAACAAATGCTCCTAATGTATGGGCAGTTGGAGATGTAAAAGGTGGTCCACAATTCACTTATGTTTCATTAGATGACTTCCGTATAGTATTTCCACAAATTTTAGGAGAAAATAATGGAAGAAAATTATCTGATAGAGTATTGATACCAACTTCAACATTTATAGATCCTCCATATTCAAGAGTAGGAATAAATGAAAAAGAAGCACAAAGATTGGGAATAAAATATACTAAGAAATTTGCTTTAACAAATACTATTCCTAAGGCTCATGTTATAAATGAAATAGAAGGGTTTACTAAAATTTTAATAAATGAAAATGATGAAATAATTGGAGCAAGTATTTGCCATTATGAATCGCATGAAATGATAAATTTATTAGCACTTGCTATAAATCAAAAAATAAAATCAAAAGTTTTAAAAGATTTTGTATATACTCACCCAATTTTTACAGAAAGTTTAAATGATATTTTAGAATAA
- a CDS encoding shikimate kinase, producing MKDNIALIGFMGSGKTTVGKILAKTMDMKFVDIDKVIEAHEKKSINDIFHEKGQIYFRDLEREVILQESLKNDCVIATGGGSILDNENIKRLKETSFIVFLNATIECLYLRLKDNTTRPILNDAEDKRKLIEELLEKRKFLYQISADYTVDINEYTNIYETVDKIKEAYIIS from the coding sequence ATGAAGGATAATATTGCATTAATTGGTTTTATGGGGAGTGGAAAAACAACTGTTGGGAAAATTCTTGCTAAGACTATGGATATGAAATTTGTTGATATAGATAAAGTGATAGAGGCACATGAAAAAAAATCAATTAATGATATTTTTCATGAAAAAGGGCAAATCTATTTTAGAGATTTAGAAAGAGAAGTTATTCTGCAAGAATCATTAAAAAATGATTGTGTTATTGCTACTGGTGGAGGCTCTATTTTAGATAATGAGAATATTAAAAGATTAAAAGAAACATCTTTTATTGTTTTTCTTAATGCAACTATTGAATGTTTATATTTAAGACTTAAAGATAATACTACTCGTCCTATTTTAAATGATGCAGAAGATAAAAGAAAACTTATAGAAGAATTATTAGAAAAAAGAAAATTCTTATATCAAATATCAGCTGATTATACAGTTGACATTAATGAATACACAAATATTTATGAAACAGTTGATAAGATTAAAGAAGCATACATAATATCTTAA
- the hflX gene encoding GTPase HflX, with product MINGNTSGLKEYILENLNKLYSTKIEKGKIINQEIVNYISEISNKINREINIAIDRNGNIIDISIGDSSTVNLPVVPVYDKKLSGVRIIHTHPGGNPHLSSVDISALIKLKLDCIVSIGVSEEGITGYEVAICSIVNDELTYDRTLLKNLDDFDYLKEIKEVEENLRKRNITEDDKEYALLIGIDEEQYLDELEELASACDVKVVGRFFQKRSKPDPVFLIGSGKVQELALVRQVRKANLLIFDEELNGLQLKMIEEITGCKVIDRTTLILEIFARRAKTREAKLQVELAQLKYRSNRLIGFGITMSRLGGGVGTKGLGEKKLEIDRRVIKKTISYLNNELENIKKVRNTQRSKREDSGIPRVSLVGYTNVGKSTLRNVLVDMYQNDKTLKKEEVLSQDMLFATLETTTRTIELKDKRIVSLTDTVGFIQKLPHDLVESFKSTLEEVIFSDLIIHVADISSKNVIEQIEAVEKVLEELNCLNKTKILLLNKIDNATKNNSYMLIEQKIDEIKEKYSNYQTLIISAKNRFNIDELMDLIKKNLTVKTYDCKLLIPYVNTEIAARVHRNTIVKSESFVDEGIVLEVIMNEKEYNKFKDFILN from the coding sequence ATGATAAATGGAAATACTTCTGGATTAAAAGAATATATTTTAGAAAATTTAAATAAATTATATAGTACAAAAATTGAAAAGGGAAAAATAATAAATCAAGAGATAGTAAACTATATTTCTGAAATTAGTAATAAAATAAATAGAGAAATCAATATTGCAATAGATAGAAATGGTAATATTATAGATATTTCAATAGGTGATAGTAGTACAGTTAATCTTCCTGTTGTACCAGTTTATGATAAAAAATTGTCAGGTGTTAGAATAATACATACTCACCCAGGAGGAAATCCCCATCTTTCATCTGTGGATATTTCTGCTCTTATAAAATTAAAATTGGATTGTATTGTTTCTATTGGTGTGAGTGAAGAAGGAATTACAGGTTATGAAGTAGCTATTTGTAGTATAGTAAATGATGAATTAACTTATGATAGAACTTTACTTAAAAATTTAGATGATTTTGATTACCTTAAAGAAATCAAGGAAGTTGAAGAAAATCTTAGAAAAAGAAATATAACAGAAGATGACAAGGAATATGCGCTTTTAATTGGCATAGATGAAGAACAGTATTTAGACGAATTAGAAGAATTAGCTTCTGCTTGTGATGTAAAAGTTGTAGGAAGATTTTTTCAAAAAAGAAGTAAACCTGACCCTGTCTTTTTAATAGGTTCTGGAAAAGTACAAGAATTAGCGTTAGTCAGACAAGTAAGAAAGGCTAATCTTTTAATTTTTGATGAAGAATTAAATGGTTTGCAATTAAAGATGATAGAGGAAATTACAGGTTGTAAAGTTATAGATAGAACAACTTTAATCCTAGAAATTTTTGCTAGAAGAGCAAAGACAAGAGAAGCAAAATTACAAGTTGAATTAGCTCAATTAAAGTATAGAAGTAATAGACTTATAGGTTTTGGAATAACTATGTCAAGATTAGGTGGAGGAGTTGGAACAAAAGGTCTAGGAGAAAAGAAACTTGAAATTGATAGAAGAGTTATCAAAAAAACTATTTCTTATTTAAATAATGAACTTGAAAATATTAAAAAAGTGAGAAATACTCAAAGAAGTAAAAGAGAAGATTCAGGTATACCTAGGGTGTCTCTTGTAGGCTATACCAATGTTGGAAAATCAACTTTAAGGAATGTTTTGGTGGATATGTATCAAAATGATAAAACTCTCAAAAAAGAAGAAGTTTTATCACAAGATATGTTATTTGCTACACTTGAAACAACTACAAGAACAATAGAATTAAAAGATAAGAGAATAGTATCCCTTACTGATACAGTTGGTTTTATCCAAAAACTTCCTCATGATTTAGTAGAATCTTTTAAATCAACACTTGAAGAAGTAATATTTTCTGATTTAATTATTCATGTTGCAGATATCTCTTCAAAAAATGTAATAGAACAAATAGAAGCAGTTGAAAAAGTTTTAGAAGAATTGAATTGTTTAAATAAAACAAAAATTTTACTCTTAAATAAGATTGATAATGCAACTAAAAATAATTCATATATGTTAATAGAGCAAAAAATTGATGAAATTAAAGAAAAATACTCTAATTATCAAACATTAATTATAAGTGCTAAAAATAGATTTAATATTGATGAGCTTATGGATTTAATAAAAAAGAATTTAACAGTAAAAACTTATGATTGTAAACTTTTAATTCCTTATGTAAATACAGAAATAGCTGCAAGAGTGCATAGAAATACTATTGTAAAATCTGAATCTTTTGTTGATGAAGGAATAGTTTTAGAAGTGATTATGAATGAAAAAGAGTATAATAAATTTAAAGATTTTATTTTGAATTGA